Proteins encoded within one genomic window of Halorussus salilacus:
- a CDS encoding type II toxin-antitoxin system VapC family toxin, protein MKSYTVDSVALIHYLLDILPERARAAVEDAESGDANLELPSIVLAETSYILRKREEIRGISVEEVAEPEDVRSVLDAIERESPIELVRTDYGELRRLAGRMDEFSIHDAMIVASHERRGTDAILTKDGVIADSDVPIVWD, encoded by the coding sequence ATGAAGTCCTACACGGTCGATTCGGTCGCACTCATCCACTACCTGCTCGACATCCTCCCCGAACGGGCACGGGCGGCGGTCGAAGACGCCGAGTCCGGGGATGCGAACCTCGAACTCCCGTCCATCGTCCTCGCCGAAACGAGCTACATCCTCCGCAAGCGCGAGGAGATACGGGGAATAAGCGTCGAGGAAGTCGCCGAACCGGAGGACGTTCGCTCGGTCCTCGACGCCATCGAACGCGAATCGCCAATCGAACTCGTCCGGACCGACTACGGGGAACTCCGGCGTCTCGCCGGGAGGATGGACGAGTTCTCGATTCACGACGCGATGATCGTCGCCAGTCACGAGCGCCGCGGGACGGACGCTATCTTGACCAAAGACGGCGTGATCGCCGACAGCGACGTTCCCATCGTGTGGGATTGA
- a CDS encoding DoxX family protein, with product MSILGGVSIERPAATDPRPETESGGDTDSGAVPPKTHSTTFRFARALFGGVLAFTAFDNLRDIEGNVEYAESKGAPAAGTTVPLVSGGLLFGGLGIATWKLPRLAAVAAAGFLVSVTPLMHDFWNVEDEDEKEQQLVHFLKNAALLGGTLAFLRVAHDDRKTN from the coding sequence ATGTCGATACTCGGCGGCGTTTCGATAGAGCGGCCCGCGGCGACCGACCCGCGGCCGGAGACCGAATCGGGCGGAGACACCGACTCCGGGGCGGTCCCGCCGAAGACCCACTCGACCACGTTCCGGTTCGCCCGCGCGCTGTTCGGTGGCGTGCTGGCGTTCACGGCGTTCGACAACCTCCGGGACATCGAGGGGAACGTCGAGTACGCAGAGAGCAAGGGCGCTCCCGCGGCCGGGACCACGGTGCCGCTCGTCAGCGGCGGCCTGCTGTTCGGCGGTCTGGGAATCGCGACGTGGAAGCTCCCCCGACTCGCGGCGGTGGCGGCCGCGGGCTTCCTCGTGAGCGTCACGCCGCTCATGCACGACTTCTGGAACGTCGAGGACGAAGACGAGAAGGAACAGCAGCTGGTCCACTTCCTGAAGAACGCCGCCCTGCTCGGCGGGACGCTGGCGTTCCTCCGGGTGGCCCACGACGACCGGAAGACGAACTGA
- a CDS encoding DNA cytosine methyltransferase has protein sequence MSQERSPTVVDLFSGPGGLSTGFANAGHTIVGAVDYSEPAVETYDHNHDHDPLHADIRELDAAAIRDHVADGGGDPDAVDVVAGGPPCKGFSMANMQTRSPDNPKNDLFMHFLRVVRDLDPAVVVMENVPGLLSMGREDGDVKDIVQSELREFGYTVQHRILHAERYGVPQARSRVFFVGVKEGTPPFPAPTHAEGGRQKTLTNSADDLDPVVTVGEALLDLPELPAGGGGDPVMEYDADPHSDYAAEMRADVRDDTLYNHKTTVNREKTRKRFEHIPQGGNWEDIPAELMDDYTDRSRTHGHIYYRLEEDEPALTVANFRKSMMVHPTQDRLLSIREAARLQSFPDDYRFVASRISDRQQMVGDAVPVKLAEQIGRAVADHLANHGDASEAHPTTE, from the coding sequence ATGAGTCAGGAGCGTTCACCGACCGTGGTCGACCTGTTCAGCGGACCGGGCGGACTGAGCACCGGGTTCGCCAACGCTGGCCACACCATCGTCGGGGCGGTCGATTACAGCGAGCCAGCCGTGGAGACGTACGACCACAACCACGACCACGACCCGCTTCACGCCGACATCCGGGAGCTCGACGCCGCGGCGATACGCGACCACGTCGCAGACGGGGGCGGGGACCCCGACGCGGTGGACGTCGTCGCTGGCGGGCCGCCGTGCAAGGGGTTCTCGATGGCGAACATGCAGACGCGGTCGCCCGACAACCCCAAGAACGACCTCTTCATGCACTTCCTCCGGGTGGTCCGTGACCTCGACCCGGCGGTCGTGGTCATGGAGAACGTCCCCGGACTGCTCTCGATGGGCCGCGAGGACGGAGATGTCAAGGACATCGTTCAATCCGAACTCCGCGAGTTCGGCTACACGGTCCAGCACAGGATTCTGCACGCCGAACGGTACGGCGTCCCGCAGGCCCGGAGTCGAGTCTTCTTCGTCGGGGTGAAAGAGGGGACGCCGCCGTTCCCGGCCCCGACCCACGCGGAAGGGGGCCGACAGAAGACGCTGACGAACTCGGCCGACGACCTCGACCCCGTCGTGACCGTGGGAGAGGCGTTGCTCGACCTGCCCGAACTCCCCGCGGGCGGCGGCGGAGACCCGGTGATGGAGTACGACGCCGACCCCCACAGCGACTACGCGGCCGAGATGCGGGCCGACGTGCGCGACGACACCCTCTACAACCACAAGACCACGGTCAACCGCGAGAAGACGCGAAAGCGGTTCGAGCACATCCCACAGGGCGGCAACTGGGAGGACATCCCGGCCGAACTGATGGACGACTACACCGACCGGTCGCGGACCCACGGCCACATCTACTACCGACTCGAAGAGGACGAACCCGCGCTCACCGTGGCGAACTTCCGGAAGTCGATGATGGTCCATCCGACACAGGACCGCCTGCTCTCGATTCGGGAAGCCGCCCGGTTGCAGTCGTTCCCCGACGACTACCGGTTCGTGGCGAGCCGAATCAGCGACCGCCAGCAGATGGTCGGCGACGCCGTTCCGGTGAAACTCGCCGAGCAAATCGGGAGGGCGGTCGCCGACCATCTGGCGAACCACGGCGACGCCAGCGAGGCGCACCCGACCACCGAGTAG
- a CDS encoding GNAT family N-acetyltransferase — MGQREADSDGEDTGIEIREAESSDAEGIRSVARQSLHASYDDILDEGVIDRAADEWYGDDALAAELEEDGMVYLLAVAGDEVVGFSQSLLADDETGTILWLHVHPDSRDQGVGTTLLNHTQATLSERGVERMAAEVLADNERGCSFYEENGFEKASDRERDIGGETFVENLYVQQGGMQFENREFEGRTLHVNWAESERGSEAPFYAAYSDEAGEDLFGWFCANCGSFDNAMDSMERLECNACGNQKKPVRWDAAYL; from the coding sequence ATGGGACAGAGAGAGGCCGACTCCGACGGCGAGGATACCGGTATCGAAATCCGCGAAGCCGAATCGAGCGACGCGGAGGGCATCCGGAGCGTCGCGCGCCAGTCGTTGCACGCCTCCTACGACGACATCCTCGACGAGGGGGTCATCGACCGCGCCGCCGACGAGTGGTACGGCGACGACGCGCTGGCGGCCGAACTCGAAGAGGACGGAATGGTCTACCTCCTCGCGGTCGCGGGCGACGAGGTGGTCGGCTTCTCACAGAGCCTCCTCGCCGACGACGAGACCGGCACCATCCTCTGGCTCCACGTCCATCCCGACAGCCGCGACCAGGGCGTGGGGACGACCCTCTTGAACCACACGCAGGCGACCCTCTCGGAGCGCGGCGTCGAGCGCATGGCCGCGGAGGTCCTCGCCGACAACGAGCGCGGATGCAGCTTCTACGAGGAAAACGGCTTCGAGAAGGCCAGCGACCGCGAGCGCGACATCGGCGGCGAGACCTTCGTCGAGAACCTCTACGTCCAGCAGGGCGGAATGCAGTTCGAGAACCGCGAGTTCGAGGGTCGGACCCTCCACGTCAACTGGGCCGAGAGCGAGCGCGGGTCGGAGGCCCCCTTCTACGCCGCCTACAGCGACGAGGCGGGCGAGGACCTGTTCGGCTGGTTCTGCGCGAACTGCGGTAGCTTCGACAACGCGATGGACTCGATGGAGCGACTGGAGTGCAACGCGTGTGGCAACCAGAAGAAGCCGGTCAGGTGGGACGCGGCGTACCTGTGA
- a CDS encoding NUDIX domain-containing protein, whose translation MTLTERSRRRADAALDRLEADWGAFETVEKTWTLPPEDHEDVVERFESGTLGGAGVWTTDADGRVLLVRHEGETAWSDPGGKQEPDESLEATARRETREETGVEVELRDIRQVHRVEMRAEAGERPALARLIVVFDGEYVSGEVRPREGEIAEARWWDERPDDLLYEELAAFPIPAAE comes from the coding sequence ATGACCCTCACCGAGCGCTCGCGCAGACGCGCCGACGCCGCCCTCGACCGCCTCGAAGCCGACTGGGGCGCGTTCGAGACGGTCGAGAAGACCTGGACGCTCCCGCCCGAGGACCACGAGGACGTGGTCGAGCGGTTCGAGTCCGGCACGCTCGGCGGTGCGGGCGTCTGGACCACCGACGCCGACGGCCGGGTCCTGCTGGTCCGCCACGAGGGCGAGACCGCGTGGTCGGACCCCGGCGGCAAGCAGGAACCCGACGAGTCGCTCGAAGCCACCGCCCGGCGCGAGACCCGCGAGGAGACCGGCGTCGAGGTCGAACTCCGCGACATTCGGCAGGTCCACCGAGTCGAGATGCGCGCGGAGGCGGGCGAGCGCCCGGCGCTCGCCCGCCTCATCGTCGTCTTCGACGGCGAGTACGTTTCGGGCGAGGTCCGCCCGCGGGAGGGCGAGATCGCCGAGGCCCGGTGGTGGGACGAACGCCCCGACGACCTGCTGTACGAGGAACTGGCGGCGTTCCCGATTCCGGCCGCGGAGTAG
- a CDS encoding NAD-dependent epimerase/dehydratase family protein, with protein sequence MDTALVIGGTRFIGRHLVSELLDHGYDVTTFNRGNHDDPFAEDDSVARVEGDRTNDSALEAARAEVDPDAVFDCVAYEPREVRAATEIFSDADAYVYISSGDAYGSEEIPKREGETDLRPCTREQATDDSGETYGNRKAEGDRAIFEAAERGVSAYSVRPCIVYGPHDYTERLDYWIDRVNEYDRIVVPGDGDNLWHRAYVEDVAAALRVVAEEGTPGESYNVGDRRLVTIDEMLELIAGALDTDIELVHAGERELAAADLDYDDFVLYREYPHVLDTDKLADLGWESTPLEEAMTRTVEEHLDSDRDGSEYDPGRDAEERVLGVLDTL encoded by the coding sequence ATGGACACCGCGCTCGTCATCGGCGGCACCCGGTTCATCGGCCGCCACCTCGTCTCGGAACTGCTCGACCACGGCTACGACGTGACAACCTTCAATCGAGGGAACCACGACGACCCCTTCGCCGAGGACGATTCGGTCGCCCGCGTCGAGGGCGACCGGACCAACGACTCGGCGCTGGAGGCCGCGAGGGCGGAGGTCGACCCCGACGCGGTCTTCGACTGCGTGGCGTACGAGCCCCGCGAGGTCCGGGCCGCGACCGAGATATTCTCGGACGCCGACGCCTACGTCTACATCTCCAGCGGCGACGCCTACGGCTCCGAGGAGATTCCCAAGCGCGAGGGCGAGACCGACCTCCGACCCTGCACCCGCGAGCAGGCCACCGACGACTCGGGCGAGACCTACGGCAACCGGAAGGCCGAGGGCGACCGCGCGATATTCGAGGCCGCCGAGCGCGGCGTGAGCGCCTACAGCGTCCGGCCCTGCATCGTCTACGGTCCCCACGACTACACCGAGCGACTCGACTACTGGATAGACAGGGTGAACGAGTACGACCGAATCGTCGTGCCGGGCGACGGCGACAACCTCTGGCACCGCGCGTACGTCGAGGATGTGGCGGCCGCGCTCCGGGTCGTCGCCGAGGAGGGGACGCCCGGCGAGTCGTACAACGTCGGCGACCGTCGGCTCGTCACCATCGACGAGATGCTCGAACTGATTGCGGGCGCGCTCGACACCGATATCGAACTCGTCCACGCGGGCGAGCGCGAACTCGCCGCGGCAGACCTCGACTACGACGATTTCGTCCTCTACCGCGAGTACCCCCACGTCCTCGACACCGACAAGCTCGCAGACCTCGGGTGGGAGTCGACCCCGCTGGAGGAGGCGATGACGAGGACCGTCGAGGAACACCTCGACAGCGACCGCGACGGGAGCGAGTACGACCCCGGTAGAGACGCCGAGGAGCGCGTGCTTGGCGTTCTCGACACGCTCTGA
- a CDS encoding NAD(P)-dependent glycerol-1-phosphate dehydrogenase, giving the protein MFEKSTWIRLPRNVVVGHGVLDRTVEAVSELHLHGRPLVVTSPTPREVAAERIVADFADAGDDPAVVEVEEASFDAVQRVISVARDAEAGYLVGVGGGKAIDIAKMASDDIGTGFVSVPTAASHDGIVSGRGSVPEGDTRHSVAAAPPLAVVADTEILADAPWELTTAGCADIISNYTAVKDWRLANRLQNVEYSHYSAALAEMTAEMLVGNADTIKEGLEESAWAVVKALVSSGVAMSIADSSRPASGSEHLFSHQLDRMVPDAALHGHQVGVGTVVAEYLHGGDWRGVRDALATIGAPTTAAELGIDDETVVEALTSAHEIRDRYTILGNGMSEAAAYEAVETTGVI; this is encoded by the coding sequence ATGTTCGAGAAGTCGACGTGGATTCGGCTCCCCCGGAACGTGGTGGTCGGCCACGGCGTCCTCGACCGGACGGTCGAGGCCGTCTCGGAGCTCCACCTCCACGGGCGTCCGCTCGTCGTGACGAGCCCGACCCCCCGGGAGGTCGCGGCCGAGCGCATCGTGGCCGACTTCGCCGACGCGGGCGACGACCCCGCGGTGGTCGAGGTCGAGGAGGCCAGCTTCGACGCGGTCCAGCGGGTCATCTCGGTCGCCCGCGACGCCGAGGCGGGCTACCTCGTCGGCGTCGGCGGCGGCAAGGCCATCGACATCGCGAAGATGGCCAGCGACGACATCGGCACCGGCTTCGTCTCGGTGCCGACCGCCGCGAGCCACGACGGCATCGTCTCCGGACGCGGGTCGGTCCCCGAGGGCGACACCCGCCACAGCGTCGCCGCCGCGCCGCCGCTGGCGGTGGTCGCCGACACCGAGATACTCGCCGACGCGCCGTGGGAGCTCACCACCGCGGGGTGTGCCGACATCATCAGCAACTACACCGCGGTCAAGGACTGGCGGCTGGCCAACCGGCTCCAGAACGTCGAATACTCCCACTACTCGGCGGCGCTCGCCGAGATGACCGCCGAGATGCTGGTCGGCAACGCCGACACCATCAAGGAGGGACTGGAGGAGTCGGCGTGGGCGGTCGTGAAGGCGCTGGTCTCGTCGGGCGTGGCGATGTCCATCGCCGACTCCTCGCGGCCCGCCAGCGGGTCCGAACACCTGTTCAGCCACCAGCTCGACCGGATGGTGCCCGACGCCGCGCTCCACGGCCATCAGGTCGGGGTCGGGACCGTCGTCGCCGAGTACCTCCACGGCGGCGACTGGCGGGGCGTCCGGGACGCGCTGGCGACCATCGGCGCGCCCACGACCGCCGCGGAACTCGGCATCGACGACGAGACGGTGGTCGAGGCGCTCACCTCGGCCCACGAGATACGCGACCGCTACACCATCCTCGGCAACGGCATGAGCGAGGCGGCCGCCTACGAGGCGGTCGAGACGACTGGCGTCATCTGA
- the gltB gene encoding glutamate synthase large subunit: MSQQRRGTDTGDRRLLADPDDHRANCGVGVVADLGGDGSHDVLADGLELLENLEHRGTTGAEENTGDGAGVLLAKPHDFFATEVPDLPAREEYAVGSVFLPTDADARTDLQEFADEVLADADLDLFHAREVPTGDADLGTTALDSEPAVEQWFVRPADSGDEGEREGEGERELSAEAFDRRLYVARRELERAVAERFPDADRFYVCSLDRRTLVYKGLLTGDQLGDYYPDLTDDRVETTFAMVHARFSTNTLGAWHLAHPYRRVVHNGEFNTIRGNVNWMRARETDLSTERFDADRVTPVVADPEGSDTAAVDDTLDLLLQAGRDLPHALRMLVPEAWRKDDLPDDRRAFYDFHASLLEPWDGPALVAATDGERVGAVLDRNGLRPCRYDVTADDRLVMASEAGALDTPESDIVERGRLEPGQLFLADVEEGRIVPDAEVFDDLADEKYGEWVEREQVELDAPEDPTPRRTGGASGPEGEAEKNGEAEGNEETSLRARQTAFGYTHDELDQLLAPMAEAGKDPVGSMGDDTPLSVLSGFNRPLFSYFKQLFAQVSNPPIDYLREDCVTSLECRLGRQRNLLGESPDHARQLVLDSPVVTDAELAAVREQDELPSATVDATYPADSELEAAVERLRRDAREAVEAGAEIVILSDREVGPSRLAIPSLLATGAVHHHLVRAGLRTHAGLVVESGDPRTVHHLACLVGYGAGAVDPTLAFESVADLVAGPDGADAEEAIASYVGALEDGLRKTMSKMGISTVESYRGAQIFEAVGLDSDFVAEYFEGTENRTEGIGIAEIEADCRERHESAFGADADPELDRQGEFENRSGGRHHQWNPETVGALQRAVRADDPEEYRAFAARINDQNERLQTLRGLLDFDAAGRESIPVEEVEPVSDIVTRFSTAAMSLGSLSPEAHENNAVAMNRIGAKANTGEGGEPPERFDTERECSVKQVASGRFGVTSAYLASADEIQIKMAQGSKPGEGGHLPGRKVNEMIARVRYATPGVGLISPPPQHDIYSIEDLKQLVYDLKAANEDADINVKLVSEAGIGTIAAGVAKANADVVHVSGHSGGTGASPRTSIKHAGLPWELGLAEANQMLRETGLRSRIRVSVDGGLKTGRDVAIAALLGAEEFSFGTASLVTSGCVMARQCHENTCPVGVATQREDLRARFPGEPDHVVNYMSFIAAELRELMAELGFRTVEEMVGRVECLEQRDTDHPKARGLDLASVLAEPTDHDPAAPQATKTREQTHELDDHLDRDLLAAAEPAIREGARVELDAPITNRDRAVGAMLSGRVSEEHGEAGLPEGTLACSFRGTAGQSFGAFLQSGVDFRLTGAANDYLGKGLSGGRIAVATPNSAGYDPAENVVVGNVALYGATGGEAYVNGVAGERFAVRNSGATAVVEGLGDHGCEYMTGGIVAVLGGTGKNFAAGMSGGVAYVLDESGEFDEQVNTGMVRLESSLSERDEVVLRRLVENHAVYTDSERAAELLANWEKSLAGFVKVMPEAYERAVTEEGREDVRNSPPPKASAPGETPPVRGSAD, encoded by the coding sequence ATGAGCCAGCAACGACGCGGAACCGACACCGGAGACCGGCGACTCCTCGCCGACCCCGACGACCACCGCGCGAACTGCGGCGTGGGGGTCGTCGCCGACCTCGGCGGCGACGGGAGCCACGACGTACTCGCCGACGGACTCGAACTGCTCGAAAACCTCGAACACCGCGGCACGACCGGCGCGGAGGAGAACACGGGCGACGGCGCGGGCGTCCTCCTCGCCAAACCCCACGACTTCTTCGCCACCGAGGTTCCCGACCTCCCCGCCCGCGAGGAGTACGCCGTCGGGAGCGTCTTCCTGCCGACCGACGCCGACGCCCGAACAGACCTCCAGGAGTTCGCCGACGAGGTACTCGCCGACGCCGACCTCGACCTGTTTCACGCCCGGGAGGTGCCGACCGGCGACGCCGACCTCGGGACGACCGCGCTCGACTCCGAACCCGCGGTCGAGCAGTGGTTCGTCCGGCCCGCCGACAGCGGGGACGAAGGCGAGCGCGAAGGCGAAGGCGAGCGCGAGCTATCGGCGGAGGCCTTCGACCGCAGGCTCTACGTCGCCCGGCGCGAACTGGAGCGGGCCGTGGCCGAGCGGTTCCCGGACGCCGACCGGTTCTACGTCTGCTCGCTCGACCGCCGAACCCTCGTCTACAAGGGCCTGCTGACGGGCGACCAGCTCGGCGACTACTACCCCGACCTGACCGACGACCGAGTCGAAACGACGTTCGCGATGGTCCACGCCCGCTTCTCGACCAACACGCTCGGGGCGTGGCACCTCGCTCACCCCTACCGGCGGGTGGTCCACAACGGCGAGTTCAACACCATCCGGGGGAACGTCAACTGGATGCGCGCCCGCGAGACCGACCTCAGTACGGAGAGATTCGACGCCGACCGGGTGACGCCGGTCGTCGCCGACCCCGAGGGGAGCGACACCGCCGCGGTCGACGACACGCTCGACCTCCTCTTGCAGGCCGGTCGGGACCTTCCCCACGCGCTCCGGATGCTCGTCCCCGAGGCGTGGCGCAAGGACGACCTGCCCGACGACCGCCGGGCCTTCTACGACTTCCACGCCTCCCTGCTCGAACCGTGGGACGGCCCGGCGCTCGTCGCCGCGACCGACGGCGAGCGCGTCGGGGCGGTGCTCGACCGCAACGGTTTGCGACCCTGCCGGTACGACGTGACCGCCGACGACCGCCTCGTGATGGCGAGCGAGGCCGGAGCGCTCGACACGCCCGAGTCCGACATCGTCGAGCGCGGCCGCCTCGAACCCGGCCAGCTCTTCCTCGCCGACGTCGAGGAGGGCCGAATCGTCCCCGACGCCGAGGTGTTCGACGACCTCGCCGACGAGAAGTACGGCGAGTGGGTCGAGCGCGAGCAGGTCGAACTCGACGCGCCCGAGGACCCGACGCCCCGCCGGACCGGCGGGGCGTCGGGTCCGGAGGGGGAGGCAGAGAAAAACGGTGAGGCGGAGGGGAACGAGGAGACCTCGCTCCGGGCGCGCCAGACCGCGTTCGGCTACACCCACGACGAACTCGACCAGTTGCTCGCACCGATGGCCGAGGCGGGCAAGGACCCGGTGGGGTCGATGGGCGACGACACGCCCCTGTCGGTCCTCTCGGGGTTCAACCGCCCGCTGTTCTCGTACTTCAAGCAACTGTTCGCGCAGGTGTCGAACCCGCCAATCGACTACCTCCGGGAGGACTGCGTGACCAGTCTGGAGTGTCGTCTCGGCCGCCAGCGCAACCTCCTCGGCGAGTCGCCCGACCACGCCCGCCAGCTGGTGCTCGACTCGCCCGTGGTGACCGACGCCGAGCTGGCCGCGGTCCGCGAGCAGGACGAGCTCCCGAGCGCCACCGTCGACGCCACCTATCCCGCCGACAGCGAGCTCGAAGCCGCGGTCGAGCGGCTTCGGCGCGACGCCCGCGAGGCGGTCGAGGCCGGTGCCGAGATCGTGATCCTCTCGGACCGCGAGGTGGGTCCGAGTCGGCTCGCGATTCCGAGCCTGCTCGCGACCGGGGCGGTCCACCACCACCTCGTCCGGGCGGGCCTGCGTACCCACGCCGGACTCGTCGTGGAGTCGGGCGACCCCCGGACGGTCCACCACCTCGCGTGTCTCGTGGGGTACGGTGCGGGCGCGGTCGACCCCACCCTCGCGTTCGAGTCGGTCGCCGACCTCGTGGCCGGACCCGACGGCGCGGACGCCGAGGAGGCGATAGCGTCCTACGTGGGTGCGCTCGAAGACGGCCTGCGCAAGACGATGTCGAAGATGGGCATCTCGACGGTCGAAAGCTACCGCGGTGCCCAGATATTCGAGGCCGTGGGGCTCGACTCGGACTTCGTGGCCGAGTACTTCGAGGGCACCGAGAACCGGACCGAGGGAATCGGCATCGCGGAAATCGAGGCCGACTGCCGCGAACGCCACGAGTCGGCGTTCGGGGCCGACGCCGACCCCGAACTCGACCGACAGGGCGAGTTCGAGAACCGTTCGGGCGGCCGCCACCACCAGTGGAACCCCGAGACGGTCGGGGCGCTCCAGCGGGCGGTCCGGGCCGACGACCCCGAGGAGTACCGGGCGTTCGCGGCCCGGATAAACGACCAGAACGAGCGACTCCAGACCCTCCGGGGCCTGCTCGACTTCGACGCGGCGGGCCGCGAGTCGATTCCCGTCGAGGAAGTCGAACCCGTCTCGGACATCGTGACGCGGTTCTCGACCGCGGCGATGAGCCTCGGGTCGCTGAGCCCCGAGGCCCACGAGAACAACGCCGTCGCGATGAACCGCATCGGCGCGAAGGCCAACACCGGCGAGGGCGGCGAACCGCCCGAGCGGTTCGACACCGAACGGGAGTGTTCGGTCAAGCAGGTCGCCTCCGGCCGGTTCGGCGTCACGAGCGCCTACCTCGCCAGCGCCGACGAGATACAGATCAAGATGGCTCAGGGCTCCAAGCCCGGCGAGGGCGGCCACCTCCCGGGGCGGAAGGTCAACGAGATGATAGCCCGCGTGCGGTACGCCACGCCGGGCGTGGGCCTCATCTCGCCGCCGCCCCAGCACGACATCTACTCCATCGAGGACCTCAAACAGCTCGTCTACGACCTCAAGGCGGCCAACGAGGACGCCGACATCAACGTCAAGCTGGTCTCGGAGGCCGGAATCGGCACCATCGCCGCCGGGGTCGCGAAGGCCAACGCCGACGTTGTCCACGTCTCGGGCCACTCGGGCGGGACCGGCGCGAGCCCCCGGACCTCCATCAAGCACGCGGGCCTGCCGTGGGAGCTCGGACTCGCGGAGGCGAATCAGATGCTCCGGGAGACCGGCCTGCGCTCGCGCATCCGCGTGAGCGTCGACGGCGGGCTCAAGACCGGCCGCGACGTGGCCATCGCGGCACTGCTCGGCGCGGAGGAGTTCTCGTTCGGCACCGCGAGCCTCGTCACCTCGGGCTGTGTGATGGCCCGCCAGTGCCACGAGAACACCTGTCCCGTCGGCGTCGCCACCCAGCGCGAGGACCTCCGAGCGCGGTTCCCCGGCGAACCCGACCACGTCGTCAACTACATGAGCTTCATCGCCGCGGAACTCCGCGAGCTCATGGCCGAGTTGGGATTCCGGACCGTCGAGGAGATGGTCGGCCGCGTCGAGTGTCTCGAACAGCGCGACACCGACCATCCGAAGGCCCGCGGGCTCGACCTCGCTTCGGTCCTCGCGGAGCCGACCGACCACGACCCCGCGGCCCCCCAGGCGACCAAGACCCGCGAGCAGACCCACGAGCTCGACGACCACCTCGACCGCGACCTGCTCGCGGCGGCCGAACCCGCGATTCGAGAGGGCGCGCGCGTCGAACTCGACGCCCCCATCACCAACCGCGACCGCGCGGTCGGCGCGATGCTGTCGGGGCGGGTCTCGGAGGAACACGGCGAGGCCGGGCTTCCGGAAGGCACCCTCGCCTGCTCGTTTCGGGGGACCGCGGGCCAGAGCTTCGGTGCCTTCCTCCAGTCGGGCGTGGACTTCCGCCTCACTGGGGCCGCCAACGACTACCTCGGCAAGGGGCTGTCGGGCGGCCGCATCGCGGTCGCTACCCCGAACTCGGCGGGGTACGACCCCGCCGAGAACGTCGTGGTCGGCAACGTCGCGCTCTACGGCGCGACCGGCGGCGAGGCCTACGTCAACGGCGTCGCTGGCGAGCGGTTCGCGGTCCGCAACTCCGGCGCGACCGCGGTCGTGGAGGGACTGGGCGACCACGGCTGTGAGTACATGACCGGCGGCATCGTCGCGGTGCTGGGCGGGACCGGCAAGAACTTCGCCGCGGGGATGTCGGGCGGCGTGGCCTACGTCCTCGACGAGAGCGGGGAGTTCGACGAGCAGGTCAACACCGGGATGGTGCGTCTCGAATCGTCGCTCTCGGAGCGCGACGAGGTGGTCCTCCGGCGGCTGGTCGAGAACCACGCGGTCTACACCGACAGCGAGCGCGCCGCGGAACTGCTGGCGAACTGGGAGAAGTCGCTGGCCGGGTTCGTGAAGGTGATGCCCGAAGCCTACGAGCGCGCCGTGACCGAGGAGGGTCGCGAGGACGTGCGCAACTCCCCGCCGCCGAAGGCGAGCGCCCCCGGGGAGACCCCGCCGGTTCGGGGGAGCGCCGACTGA
- a CDS encoding AbrB/MazE/SpoVT family DNA-binding domain-containing protein has protein sequence MSETTRITRKGQTTIPQELREKHGLEPGDTVVWEETDDGIVVRKEERTGARGLLAGDMSEDEREGLAAELGDEIRAKREDDWSVE, from the coding sequence ATGAGCGAGACGACCCGAATCACGAGGAAGGGCCAGACGACGATTCCACAGGAGCTTCGCGAGAAGCACGGCCTCGAACCGGGAGACACCGTCGTCTGGGAGGAGACGGACGACGGCATCGTCGTCCGCAAGGAGGAACGGACCGGCGCTCGCGGCCTTCTCGCTGGCGACATGAGTGAGGACGAACGCGAGGGACTCGCGGCGGAACTCGGGGACGAAATTCGAGCGAAACGCGAGGACGACTGGAGCGTCGAATGA